In one Microbacterium invictum genomic region, the following are encoded:
- a CDS encoding magnesium transporter MgtE N-terminal domain-containing protein, translating into MSTQRVFVARLAGCSVFDPTGDRLGKVRDVVVIYRKDDPPRVIGLVVEIPGRRNVFLSINRVTSIATGQVITTGLINVRKFQQRGGEVRVMSELLGRKVYFRDGSGHAVIEDVAIERNRLGEWDVGQLFLRKPKTSASPFAKGPTTFSSWADVREDHTSGEAQSAEQLVATYSELKPADLANTLLDLPDDRLLEVAEELSDERLADALEEMPEDDQVHILEQLGDERAAHILDNMEPDDAADLLGQLPEERLEELLELMEPEEAEDVRELLKYLPDSAGGLMTSEPIVLSADATVAEALALIRRHELHPALAAAVFVTLPPYETPTGRLLGTVHFQRMLRYPPHERLGTIIDDTLDPVPVTASAAEVARMLASYNLVSLPVVDRAHRLVGAVSVDDVLDYLLPEDWRSHDGDDSARPPLTAAPAARPTGRR; encoded by the coding sequence GTGAGCACGCAGAGGGTTTTCGTCGCGCGCCTGGCGGGGTGCTCCGTCTTCGACCCCACCGGCGATCGCCTGGGCAAGGTCCGCGATGTCGTGGTGATCTATCGGAAGGACGATCCGCCCCGCGTCATCGGACTCGTGGTCGAGATCCCGGGCCGGCGGAACGTCTTCCTCTCGATCAACCGGGTCACCTCCATCGCCACCGGGCAGGTCATCACGACCGGCCTGATCAACGTGCGGAAGTTCCAGCAGCGCGGCGGCGAGGTGCGCGTGATGTCGGAGCTGCTGGGTCGCAAGGTCTACTTCCGCGACGGTTCGGGTCACGCGGTGATCGAGGACGTCGCGATCGAGCGCAACCGGCTCGGCGAATGGGACGTCGGCCAGCTGTTCCTCCGCAAGCCCAAGACCAGCGCCTCGCCGTTCGCCAAGGGGCCGACCACCTTCTCGTCGTGGGCCGACGTCCGCGAGGATCACACCTCCGGCGAGGCGCAGTCCGCGGAGCAGCTCGTCGCCACCTATTCCGAGCTCAAACCCGCCGACCTCGCCAACACCCTCCTCGACCTTCCCGATGACCGACTGCTCGAGGTCGCCGAGGAGCTCTCCGACGAGCGACTCGCCGACGCTCTGGAGGAGATGCCCGAGGACGACCAGGTCCACATCCTCGAGCAGCTCGGCGACGAGCGCGCCGCGCACATCCTCGACAACATGGAGCCCGACGACGCCGCCGACCTCCTGGGGCAGCTTCCCGAGGAGCGTCTGGAAGAACTCCTCGAGCTGATGGAACCCGAGGAGGCCGAGGACGTCCGCGAACTGCTGAAGTACCTCCCTGACTCCGCGGGCGGACTCATGACGAGCGAGCCGATCGTGCTCTCCGCCGACGCGACCGTCGCCGAGGCCCTCGCCCTCATCCGGCGTCACGAGCTGCATCCGGCCCTTGCCGCCGCGGTCTTCGTCACCCTGCCGCCGTACGAGACGCCGACAGGTCGGCTGCTCGGAACGGTGCATTTCCAGCGGATGCTGCGCTATCCGCCCCACGAACGACTCGGCACCATCATCGACGACACCCTCGATCCCGTCCCCGTGACCGCATCGGCCGCGGAGGTCGCGCGCATGCTGGCCAGCTACAACCTCGTCTCGCTGCCCGTCGTGGATCGCGCGCACCGGCTCGTCGGCGCCGTCAGCGTCGACGACGTGCTGGACTACCTGCTCCCTGAGGACTGGCGCTCGCACGACGGCGACGACAGCGCCCGACCTCCGCTCACCGCCGCCCCGGCGGCGCGCCCGACGGGGCGGCGCTGA
- a CDS encoding general stress protein, translated as MSMMGGGRLPQGLEAPGQAIASFPTYEAAQKAVSTLIAAEIPARDIAIVGHDLRSVERVTGRLGYAEAARSGAINGLLLGMLFSAILVLGSPSVPIQAFVGVLFVGIAIGMLLSLVTYSLVRRRRDFASVMQVVAERYDVTVSASDVAKARGVLGPRATAPAAVPATAATAGDEPASAPAADGTDAADGTESPGGTPADAEPPRYGERVTPPPSAGSAPDER; from the coding sequence ATGAGCATGATGGGTGGAGGGCGCCTGCCGCAGGGGCTGGAGGCCCCGGGTCAGGCGATTGCGAGCTTTCCCACGTACGAGGCGGCTCAGAAGGCCGTGTCGACCCTGATCGCCGCGGAGATCCCCGCCCGGGACATCGCGATCGTCGGTCACGATCTCCGCTCGGTCGAGCGGGTCACTGGACGGCTGGGTTACGCCGAGGCCGCACGCTCCGGCGCCATCAACGGACTTCTCCTGGGCATGCTGTTCTCCGCCATCCTCGTCCTCGGCTCGCCGTCGGTGCCGATCCAGGCGTTCGTGGGCGTGCTGTTCGTCGGCATCGCGATCGGCATGCTGCTGAGCCTCGTCACCTACTCGCTGGTGCGTCGCCGGCGCGATTTCGCCTCGGTGATGCAGGTTGTCGCGGAGCGTTACGACGTCACCGTGAGCGCGTCCGACGTCGCGAAGGCCCGCGGGGTGCTCGGCCCCCGCGCGACCGCGCCCGCCGCTGTCCCCGCGACGGCTGCGACCGCCGGCGATGAGCCGGCGTCGGCGCCCGCAGCGGACGGGACGGATGCCGCGGATGGCACCGAGTCGCCGGGCGGGACGCCCGCCGATGCTGAGCCGCCCCGCTACGGCGAACGCGTGACGCCGCCGCCCTCCGCCGGATCGGCGCCGGACGAGAGATGA
- a CDS encoding alpha/beta family hydrolase: MTLARDERIEVELPGGAALVSALLTVPDNPWSAVALAHGAGAGPEHPFLAGAAAALARHGVAVMRFAFPYREAGRRMPGPATHATATWVAAMAALAGWYPTLAIAAAGKSYGGRMASLAAASGLIDPAALMYLGYPLHPPGEPAKERADHLPGISRPQLFLSGTRDPFVQPPDALERVVAGCPDATLTWVPGGDHSFEVAGHRRAGEVIGGEIGETVAQWWRGRAPQRPAA, from the coding sequence ATGACTCTCGCGCGCGACGAGCGCATCGAGGTCGAGCTCCCGGGCGGCGCCGCCCTGGTGTCGGCCCTTCTCACGGTGCCCGACAACCCGTGGAGTGCGGTCGCCCTCGCGCATGGGGCGGGGGCGGGGCCCGAGCATCCGTTTCTCGCGGGCGCGGCTGCGGCGCTCGCACGTCACGGGGTCGCCGTGATGCGCTTCGCCTTCCCGTACCGCGAAGCCGGGCGCCGGATGCCCGGCCCGGCGACCCACGCGACGGCGACCTGGGTCGCGGCGATGGCGGCGCTCGCGGGCTGGTACCCGACGCTTGCGATCGCGGCGGCGGGGAAGTCCTACGGCGGCCGGATGGCGTCCCTGGCCGCCGCATCAGGGCTGATCGACCCCGCCGCCCTGATGTATCTCGGCTACCCCCTCCACCCGCCGGGCGAGCCGGCGAAGGAGCGCGCCGACCACCTCCCGGGGATCTCGCGGCCTCAGCTGTTCCTGTCGGGAACGCGCGACCCGTTCGTGCAGCCGCCCGACGCCCTCGAGCGTGTCGTCGCGGGATGCCCTGACGCCACCCTCACGTGGGTTCCCGGCGGCGATCACTCCTTCGAGGTCGCCGGTCACCGACGCGCCGGCGAGGTGATCGGGGGCGAGATCGGGGAAACGGTCGCGCAGTGGTGGCGGGGGCGCGCGCCTCAGCGCCCCGCGGCGTAG
- a CDS encoding gamma-glutamyltransferase family protein: protein MSFTPPAAFTTRPTLSGTFGMAASTHWIATASAQAVLERGGNAFDAATAGAFVLHVVEPHLNGPGGDLVGVFATAEDPTPVVLMGQGPAPEAATIARYTAEGLDLVPGAGGLAAAVPGAVDAWLVLLRDHGTWELADVLAYAIGYAREGHPIIAQAAATIGRVAELFRDDWPSSADRWMPDGRPPRAGEVVRNPAYASVLEGLVHAARQVRGEGAMDRAARIDAARREWREGFVAAEATAFLRTPHRHSGGGVHAAVIEPSDFAAFEAGYEPAFTREFRGVTIAKAGAWTQGPALLQTLALLEPLSDDLLDPSTERGAHTILEVQKLAYADREAWFGDASDAEGITGLFDEDYLAARRALIGDEAAETFRPGRLGGAEPWIPPLRTTSDHSGGAGTGEPTVDRRGRTRGDTCHIDVADRWGNIIAVTPSGGWLQSSPTIPALGFCLGTRLQMTWLEPGHPSSLEPGRRPRTTLTPTLTLRSGRPWFAMGSPGGDQQDQWQLLALLRMIVGGYRAQEAIDAPALHSTALPESFWPRTWTPAGAVVEDRLGDEVIAGLERRGHVVTRAGDWSLGRVSAVGREPSDGAHPPLLWAAANPRGMQGYAAGR from the coding sequence GTGAGCTTCACTCCGCCGGCCGCGTTCACCACCCGGCCGACGCTGTCGGGCACCTTCGGGATGGCCGCCTCGACGCACTGGATCGCGACCGCCTCGGCGCAGGCCGTGCTCGAGCGCGGCGGCAACGCCTTCGATGCGGCCACCGCGGGGGCCTTTGTGCTGCACGTGGTCGAGCCGCATTTGAACGGCCCGGGGGGCGATCTCGTCGGTGTGTTCGCCACCGCCGAGGACCCGACCCCCGTGGTGCTGATGGGCCAGGGACCGGCACCGGAGGCGGCGACCATCGCGCGGTACACCGCCGAGGGACTCGATCTGGTGCCCGGAGCGGGGGGACTCGCCGCCGCGGTCCCCGGCGCCGTCGACGCCTGGCTCGTGCTGCTGCGCGACCACGGTACGTGGGAGCTCGCCGACGTGCTCGCCTACGCCATCGGCTACGCCCGTGAGGGCCATCCGATCATCGCACAGGCCGCCGCGACGATCGGGCGGGTCGCGGAGCTGTTCCGTGACGACTGGCCGAGTTCAGCCGATCGGTGGATGCCGGATGGCAGACCGCCGCGCGCCGGAGAGGTCGTCCGCAATCCGGCCTACGCGAGCGTGCTCGAGGGTCTCGTCCACGCCGCGCGTCAGGTGCGCGGCGAGGGTGCGATGGATCGAGCGGCGCGCATCGACGCGGCGCGTCGCGAGTGGCGGGAGGGTTTCGTCGCCGCGGAGGCCACGGCCTTCCTGCGCACACCGCACCGGCACTCGGGCGGGGGCGTGCACGCCGCCGTCATCGAACCATCCGATTTCGCCGCCTTCGAAGCGGGATACGAGCCGGCCTTCACCCGGGAGTTCCGCGGGGTGACGATCGCCAAGGCCGGAGCGTGGACGCAGGGCCCGGCGCTCCTGCAGACGCTCGCGCTGCTCGAACCCCTCTCCGACGACCTGCTCGATCCCTCCACCGAGCGCGGCGCGCACACGATCCTCGAGGTGCAGAAGCTCGCCTACGCCGACCGCGAAGCCTGGTTCGGCGACGCCTCCGATGCGGAGGGGATCACGGGCCTCTTCGACGAGGACTATCTCGCCGCGCGCCGCGCGCTCATCGGGGACGAGGCGGCGGAGACGTTCCGACCTGGGCGCCTGGGCGGCGCCGAGCCCTGGATCCCGCCGCTGCGGACGACGTCCGATCATTCCGGCGGCGCGGGGACGGGCGAGCCCACCGTCGACCGCCGGGGCCGGACGCGGGGCGACACCTGTCACATCGACGTCGCCGATCGCTGGGGGAACATCATCGCCGTCACGCCGTCCGGTGGCTGGCTGCAGTCCTCCCCCACGATCCCCGCCCTCGGGTTCTGCCTCGGCACACGACTTCAGATGACGTGGCTCGAACCCGGTCACCCCTCCTCGCTCGAGCCGGGCCGCCGCCCGCGGACGACCCTCACGCCCACCCTGACGCTTCGATCCGGACGGCCCTGGTTCGCGATGGGCTCCCCCGGCGGCGATCAGCAGGACCAGTGGCAGCTGCTCGCTCTGCTGCGCATGATCGTGGGCGGCTACCGAGCGCAGGAGGCCATCGACGCTCCCGCGCTGCACTCCACCGCCCTCCCCGAATCGTTCTGGCCCCGCACCTGGACGCCCGCCGGTGCGGTCGTCGAGGACCGGCTCGGCGACGAGGTCATCGCCGGCTTGGAACGGCGCGGTCACGTCGTGACGCGGGCCGGCGACTGGTCGCTCGGCCGGGTGTCCGCCGTCGGCCGCGAGCCGTCCGACGGCGCGCACCCCCCTCTTCTCTGGGCGGCGGCCAACCCCCGTGGGATGCAGGGCTACGCCGCGGGGCGCTGA
- a CDS encoding aminopeptidase P family protein, producing the protein MTTSGDSPSNTTTNRRQPFPQGFLDSISTGWAERPDTLPPQRAQAEYAAARRERLSAAFPGQRLVIPAGEMKPRSNDTDYPFRAHSAFSHLTGWGSDSEPGAVLVMDPRPEGGHGATLYFRERADRTTPEFYADASIGEFWIGPRPALAGVAADLGLGTRHVDEFAAADDDLVVDVDAGLTRAVSELRLVKDAFEIQQMRLAVEATARGFDDIVAELPRVLAHPRGERVVEGVFHLRARTDGNREGYDTIAASGPHACYLHWTRNDGTVAPGDLILIDAGVEVDSLYTADITRTIPVSGRFSEVQRRVYETVREAADAAFAAARPGVTFRSVHEAAMRVIAQRTAEWGLLPVTADEALDADRGGQHRRYMVHGTSHHLGIDVHDCAQARREMYYDGILEPGMVFTIEPGLYFQIDDLTVPTEYRGIGVRIEDDVLMTADGPENLSASLPRTADEIEAWVARLSPSAPAS; encoded by the coding sequence ATGACGACCTCCGGCGACTCCCCCTCGAACACGACCACCAATCGCCGCCAGCCGTTCCCGCAGGGCTTCCTCGACAGCATCTCCACGGGGTGGGCGGAGCGACCCGACACACTGCCGCCGCAGCGTGCGCAGGCGGAGTACGCCGCCGCGCGCCGGGAGCGTCTCTCGGCGGCGTTCCCGGGGCAGCGGCTCGTCATCCCGGCCGGCGAGATGAAGCCGCGTAGCAACGACACCGACTACCCCTTCCGCGCCCACTCCGCGTTCTCGCATCTGACCGGGTGGGGTTCGGACTCCGAACCCGGCGCGGTACTCGTCATGGACCCGCGTCCCGAGGGCGGGCACGGCGCGACCCTCTACTTCCGCGAACGCGCCGACCGCACGACGCCGGAGTTCTACGCCGACGCCTCGATCGGCGAGTTCTGGATCGGACCGCGGCCCGCCCTGGCCGGAGTCGCCGCCGACCTGGGTCTGGGTACCCGTCACGTGGACGAGTTCGCGGCGGCCGACGACGACTTGGTCGTGGACGTCGACGCCGGACTGACCCGTGCGGTGTCCGAGCTCCGCCTGGTCAAGGATGCCTTCGAGATCCAGCAGATGCGTCTGGCGGTCGAGGCGACCGCGCGCGGATTCGATGACATCGTGGCCGAGCTCCCGCGCGTTCTGGCCCATCCGCGCGGTGAGCGCGTGGTGGAGGGCGTCTTCCACCTCCGGGCCCGCACCGACGGCAATCGCGAAGGCTACGACACGATCGCCGCATCGGGCCCGCATGCGTGCTACCTGCACTGGACCCGCAACGACGGCACCGTGGCCCCCGGCGACCTCATCCTCATCGACGCCGGCGTCGAGGTCGACAGCCTGTACACCGCCGACATCACCCGGACGATCCCGGTGAGCGGCCGGTTCAGCGAGGTTCAGCGCCGGGTGTACGAGACCGTCCGCGAGGCCGCCGACGCCGCATTCGCCGCCGCCCGCCCCGGGGTCACGTTCCGCTCCGTCCACGAGGCGGCGATGCGCGTGATTGCGCAGCGCACCGCCGAGTGGGGTCTGCTGCCGGTCACGGCCGATGAGGCGCTCGACGCCGATCGCGGCGGACAGCACCGGCGCTACATGGTGCACGGCACCAGTCACCACCTCGGGATCGATGTGCACGACTGCGCTCAGGCGCGGCGCGAGATGTACTACGACGGGATCCTCGAGCCCGGCATGGTGTTCACGATCGAACCGGGCCTGTACTTCCAGATCGACGACCTCACCGTGCCGACCGAGTACCGCGGCATCGGCGTGCGCATCGAGGACGACGTGCTGATGACCGCAGACGGGCCCGAGAACCTGTCGGCGTCTCTTCCGCGGACCGCGGACGAGATCGAGGCGTGGGTCGCGCGGCTCTCGCCGAGCGCGCCGGCCTCGTGA
- a CDS encoding endonuclease/exonuclease/phosphatase family protein, whose protein sequence is MLRLVGILLAVVAAIVAAVLTWPSFFRLERTFPVAQIVSFRPVLVAVLVAAAVLFLLVAIIRPLRAFALTLVLICVAASAVSLTTVVGRGIGTQTLPEKGEGSIRVMTWNTAGEATTAESIARVAVAMDADVVTLPETTIETGEQVAIAMRELGHPMWAHHTEYFPGEGWDAHSTTLLITPDLGDYSVIESSVNGTTNTSTLPSAVAMPVDGEGPIVVAAHAVAPRREYMDQWRTDLQWLADQCADQNVIMAGDFNATLDHMSGLGVDGGDMGRCRDAASRTGNGSVGTWSTSMPALLGAAIDHVMVSAQWTPTASVVLRTMDDSGSDHRPLIVQLDPAG, encoded by the coding sequence GTGCTTCGCCTGGTCGGGATCCTGCTTGCCGTGGTGGCGGCGATCGTGGCCGCCGTCCTGACGTGGCCGTCGTTCTTCCGGCTCGAGCGCACGTTCCCCGTCGCCCAGATCGTGTCGTTCCGTCCCGTCCTGGTCGCGGTCCTCGTCGCCGCGGCGGTGCTGTTCCTCCTCGTCGCGATCATCCGCCCGCTCCGTGCGTTCGCGCTGACTCTCGTGCTCATCTGCGTCGCGGCGTCGGCGGTGAGCCTCACCACGGTCGTCGGCCGCGGGATCGGCACCCAGACCCTCCCCGAGAAGGGCGAGGGCAGCATCCGGGTTATGACGTGGAACACCGCCGGAGAGGCGACGACGGCGGAGAGCATCGCGCGCGTCGCGGTGGCGATGGATGCTGACGTGGTCACCCTGCCCGAGACGACCATCGAGACCGGCGAGCAGGTCGCGATCGCGATGCGCGAGCTCGGCCATCCGATGTGGGCGCACCACACGGAGTACTTCCCCGGCGAGGGATGGGATGCCCACTCCACCACCCTGCTCATCACGCCCGACCTCGGCGACTACAGCGTGATCGAGTCGTCGGTCAACGGCACGACGAACACCTCGACGCTGCCGAGCGCGGTGGCGATGCCGGTCGACGGAGAGGGACCCATCGTGGTCGCCGCACACGCCGTGGCTCCCCGCCGGGAGTACATGGATCAGTGGCGCACCGATCTGCAGTGGCTCGCCGACCAGTGCGCCGACCAGAACGTCATCATGGCCGGCGATTTCAACGCAACTCTCGATCACATGAGCGGGCTGGGGGTAGACGGCGGCGACATGGGCCGGTGCCGGGACGCCGCCAGCCGCACCGGCAACGGCTCGGTGGGGACGTGGTCGACATCGATGCCCGCCCTGCTGGGGGCCGCCATCGATCACGTCATGGTGTCTGCGCAGTGGACGCCGACCGCGTCGGTGGTGCTGCGCACGATGGACGACTCCGGCAGCGACCACCGCCCGCTGATCGTCCAGCTCGACCCCGCCGGCTGA
- a CDS encoding PHP domain-containing protein, whose protein sequence is MHSSPGPQGPGDLHLHSVYSDGTETPAEVMAAAGRHGMRTAALTDHDTTAGWREAADAATRLGLTFLPGMELSAKHQWRSVHILAYLFDPEDERLRALTDRIRSSRMDRAQEMAERISADFDLGWSDILAQTTDGATVGRPHIADALIARGYVRDRTEAFSRILHPGGDYYVALYAPDPVTAVERITRAGGVAVVAHPAGRGMLPHGVMQQMIDAGLAGLELRHRENIPDQVRQLRRVVEERDLIVTGSSDYHGQGKPNVPGENSTDTAMIERIIDLGRGSSPVLA, encoded by the coding sequence ATGCACAGCTCTCCCGGACCCCAGGGCCCCGGGGATCTGCACCTGCACTCGGTCTACTCCGACGGCACCGAGACGCCGGCCGAGGTCATGGCCGCCGCCGGCCGGCACGGCATGCGCACGGCAGCCCTGACCGATCACGACACCACGGCGGGCTGGCGCGAGGCCGCCGATGCGGCCACGAGACTGGGGCTGACGTTCCTGCCGGGGATGGAGCTGTCGGCGAAGCATCAGTGGCGGAGCGTCCACATCCTCGCCTACCTCTTCGACCCCGAGGATGAGAGGCTGCGCGCCCTGACGGATCGCATCCGTTCCTCACGCATGGACCGGGCGCAGGAGATGGCCGAGCGCATCAGCGCCGACTTCGACCTGGGGTGGAGCGACATCCTCGCCCAGACCACCGACGGCGCGACCGTCGGGCGTCCGCACATCGCCGACGCCCTCATCGCCCGAGGATACGTGCGAGACCGCACCGAGGCCTTCTCGCGCATCCTGCACCCCGGCGGCGACTACTACGTCGCGCTCTACGCCCCCGATCCGGTCACCGCGGTCGAGCGCATCACCCGGGCGGGCGGGGTGGCGGTGGTCGCCCACCCGGCAGGGCGGGGGATGCTGCCGCACGGCGTGATGCAGCAGATGATCGATGCCGGGCTCGCCGGCCTGGAGCTGCGCCACCGGGAGAACATCCCCGACCAGGTGCGACAGCTGCGGCGCGTCGTCGAGGAGCGAGACCTGATCGTCACCGGTTCCAGCGACTATCACGGGCAGGGAAAGCCGAACGTCCCGGGCGAGAACAGCACCGACACCGCGATGATCGAGCGGATCATCGACCTCGGGCGAGGGAGCAGCCCCGTCCTGGCCTGA
- a CDS encoding SHOCT domain-containing protein has translation MRFTDTIEYQGFWGSFWDLIWWFLWAFAFIAYLFALFAIIGDLFRDHKMKGWAKAIWIVFLIFVPFLTALVYLIARGGGMAERSAAQVRAMQKAQDDYIKSVAGPGAHPSPADEIAKAKTLLDAGTITPEEYERLKARVLS, from the coding sequence GTGCGCTTTACCGACACCATCGAGTACCAGGGATTCTGGGGGTCGTTCTGGGACCTCATCTGGTGGTTCCTGTGGGCGTTCGCCTTCATCGCCTACCTGTTCGCGCTGTTCGCCATCATCGGCGACCTCTTCCGCGACCACAAGATGAAGGGGTGGGCGAAGGCGATCTGGATCGTCTTCCTCATCTTCGTGCCGTTCCTCACGGCCCTCGTCTATCTGATCGCGCGAGGCGGCGGCATGGCCGAGCGCAGCGCCGCCCAGGTACGGGCCATGCAGAAGGCGCAGGACGACTACATCAAGTCGGTTGCGGGGCCGGGAGCGCACCCGAGCCCGGCCGACGAGATCGCCAAGGCCAAGACCCTTCTGGATGCCGGCACGATCACGCCCGAGGAGTACGAGCGCCTGAAGGCCCGCGTCCTCTCCTGA
- a CDS encoding DEAD/DEAH box helicase, which yields MTTFAELGVDQDIVEALSARGIIDSFPIQEQTIPLGLPGQDIIGQAKTGTGKTFGFGIPVVQRLGLDPSPGVKALIVVPTRELAVQVYEDIDMLTQNRSTSVVAIYGGKAYEGQIEQLQAGAQIVVGTPGRLIDLAGQRLLDLSGAVEVVLDEADKMLDLGFLPDIEKIFQKLPAVRHTQLFSATMPGPIVTLARRFMSNPIHIRANDPDEGLTQANINHLVYRAHSLDKDEVIARILQAEGRGKTVVFTRTKRAAQKLMDELGDRGFSVVAVHGDMSQEARERSMAAFKAGKKEILIATDVAARGIDVDDVTHVINHTIPDDEKTYLHRAGRTGRAGKTGIAVTFVDWEDLHKWALINRALEFGQPEPRETYSSSPHLFEDLGIPAGVRGRLSTAPRTETVKTAAGGSDRAARSDAPRRRRRRSEGSAPADAVSVPAEHGAERAAETDGQGTHDGSGKGHHDGNAAPARRRRRRRAPRTGGAPTVG from the coding sequence GTGACGACTTTCGCCGAACTCGGCGTCGATCAGGACATCGTCGAGGCGCTCTCCGCGCGCGGCATCATCGACTCCTTCCCCATCCAGGAGCAGACCATCCCCCTCGGCCTCCCCGGTCAGGACATCATCGGGCAGGCGAAGACCGGCACCGGGAAGACCTTCGGGTTCGGCATCCCGGTCGTCCAGCGCCTCGGCCTCGACCCGTCCCCGGGCGTGAAGGCGCTGATCGTGGTCCCGACCCGCGAGCTCGCGGTGCAGGTCTACGAGGACATCGACATGCTGACGCAGAACCGCTCCACCTCGGTGGTCGCGATCTACGGCGGCAAGGCCTACGAGGGCCAGATCGAGCAGCTCCAGGCGGGTGCGCAGATCGTCGTGGGTACGCCCGGTCGCCTGATCGACCTCGCGGGCCAGCGCCTGCTGGATCTCTCCGGCGCGGTCGAGGTCGTCCTCGACGAGGCCGACAAGATGCTCGACCTCGGCTTCCTCCCCGACATCGAGAAGATCTTCCAGAAGCTCCCTGCGGTACGCCACACGCAGCTCTTCTCGGCGACGATGCCCGGTCCGATCGTGACCCTCGCACGCCGCTTCATGTCGAACCCCATCCACATCCGCGCCAACGATCCCGACGAGGGCCTCACGCAGGCGAACATCAACCACCTCGTCTACCGCGCGCACTCGCTGGACAAGGACGAGGTCATCGCGCGGATCCTCCAGGCGGAGGGTCGCGGCAAGACGGTCGTCTTCACCCGCACCAAGCGTGCCGCCCAGAAGCTCATGGACGAGCTCGGCGACCGCGGCTTCTCCGTCGTCGCCGTCCACGGCGACATGAGCCAGGAGGCCCGCGAGCGATCCATGGCGGCGTTCAAGGCGGGGAAGAAGGAGATCCTCATCGCCACCGACGTCGCTGCCCGGGGAATCGATGTGGACGACGTCACCCACGTCATCAACCACACGATCCCCGACGACGAGAAGACGTATCTGCACCGCGCGGGCCGCACCGGCCGTGCCGGGAAGACCGGTATCGCCGTCACCTTCGTCGACTGGGAAGACCTGCACAAGTGGGCGCTGATCAACCGCGCGCTGGAATTCGGTCAGCCCGAACCGCGGGAGACCTATTCCTCGAGCCCCCACCTCTTCGAAGACCTCGGCATCCCCGCCGGAGTGCGCGGCCGCCTCAGCACCGCACCGCGGACGGAGACGGTCAAGACCGCCGCCGGCGGATCCGACCGCGCCGCCCGGTCCGACGCTCCGCGCCGCCGGCGCCGCCGCAGTGAGGGTTCGGCTCCCGCGGACGCCGTCAGCGTCCCCGCAGAGCACGGCGCGGAACGCGCCGCGGAGACCGACGGCCAGGGCACGCACGACGGCAGCGGCAAGGGTCACCACGATGGCAACGCCGCCCCGGCACGTCGCCGCCGGCGCCGCCGCGCGCCGCGCACGGGTGGAGCTCCCACCGTCGGCTGA
- a CDS encoding ferritin-like fold-containing protein, protein MVNWFWRRQRGTARTLSLRSRGDFGDARRVDFAELAPDVNTFLGQAAYLQLGFFETLSELIAMTPSLAEKESLSRAAGAALAKHEELVALIRDRGEDPTSLMLPFREPLDAFRRATHGVRPEETMLSVHIIAGMLDDFYLALSASYAETGRRVARILRTDDDRQAIVELVVEAIQSDPEWRSLLAMWGRRLVGDTLLIARAALRPTTLAASDEKRVEPVFTALMAAHSRRMEDMGLAA, encoded by the coding sequence GTGGTGAACTGGTTCTGGCGCAGGCAGCGTGGCACCGCTCGAACCCTGTCGTTGCGGTCGCGTGGGGATTTCGGCGACGCGCGACGCGTGGATTTCGCCGAGCTGGCTCCGGATGTCAACACGTTCCTCGGCCAGGCGGCCTACCTGCAGCTGGGCTTCTTCGAGACGCTCTCCGAGCTGATCGCGATGACGCCCTCGCTGGCGGAGAAGGAATCGCTCTCGAGAGCGGCGGGGGCGGCGCTGGCCAAGCACGAGGAGCTCGTCGCCCTGATCCGCGATCGCGGGGAGGACCCCACCTCGCTCATGCTGCCCTTCCGGGAGCCCCTGGACGCCTTCCGTCGGGCCACCCACGGCGTCCGGCCCGAGGAGACGATGCTCTCGGTGCACATCATCGCCGGCATGCTCGACGACTTCTATCTCGCCCTCTCGGCCAGCTACGCCGAGACGGGGCGTCGAGTGGCCCGGATCCTCCGCACCGACGACGACCGGCAGGCGATCGTCGAGCTGGTCGTCGAGGCGATCCAGAGCGACCCCGAGTGGCGGTCCCTGCTGGCGATGTGGGGGCGCCGCCTGGTGGGGGACACCCTCCTCATCGCCCGGGCGGCACTGCGGCCGACGACCCTCGCCGCCTCCGACGAGAAGCGGGTCGAGCCCGTCTTCACCGCCCTCATGGCGGCGCACTCGCGACGCATGGAGGACATGGGCCTGGCCGCCTGA
- a CDS encoding DUF3107 domain-containing protein, giving the protein MEIRIGIANTGRELNFDTSESAADVKASVAAALDAGATHVTFADSKGTTYIVPTAGLAYIEVGTEESRRVGFVA; this is encoded by the coding sequence GTGGAGATCCGTATCGGTATCGCGAACACCGGCCGCGAGCTCAACTTCGACACGAGCGAGTCGGCGGCGGACGTGAAGGCGTCGGTGGCAGCCGCGCTCGATGCCGGGGCCACCCACGTCACCTTCGCCGACAGCAAGGGCACCACCTACATCGTCCCCACCGCGGGGCTCGCCTACATCGAGGTCGGGACCGAGGAGTCCCGCCGCGTCGGCTTCGTCGCCTGA